The genomic region TTTCAAAGCATTTTATTAAATTATTGCGATATTATTTTCAGTATACTTTCGCACAGGGATTCCGCCGCTTTTTGCCTGTATTCCTCGGTATTCAGTTTTGCGAGTTCCCCGTCATTCGTCAAACATCCTATTTCCACGAGTACAGCCGGCATTTTTGTTTTTCTCAAAACTACGAAATTCGCCGTCCTTATTCCCAAATCATTGCTTCCCAGATTTTTTATCAGATCGTTATGAATAATTGTTGCATATTCCTTACCTTTATAACTGGTAGGGTAATAGAACGTCATCGTACCGTGCATGGATTTCATAAGGGCATTATGATGAATACTGATAAAGACGTCGGCCCCCCACTCATTGGCCATTTCCGCCCTTTCGTCCAGGCCGACAAACACATCGGTGGATCTTGTAAGTTTTACGTTAACCCCCTTTTCTTTCAACAACTTCTCAAGCCTTAACGTTATATCAAGGTTATACCATTTCTCATCCATTCCGTAAGTTGCCCCCGGATCAGAGCCCCCGTGGCCTGCATCCAGTACAACCAGTTTTCCGCTTGCCACAGGCGTTGTTGTATTGGCTGAATCAGGTCTTGAAACAGTACCCGAGCCTGTACTGTTTCCCGTGCCTGAACCTTTTCCGGCAACAGGTTCAATGATGACTTCGTCGCTGCTTCCTGTATAACTGATGCTGTACTGTACGTTACTGTTATTGCGGGCTATCGACAGATAACTGCTTTTACCGGAAGTCAGTGTCTGTACCGACTTTATTACACTGTCACCGATATCAAGCTGGCCAGTGCCCAGGTCGATAATCCCGTTCGGAAACACAAAGGTAAAAGTATTTGATTCATTATCGTCCTCAATGACTATGTCTTCTATGTTCTGCTGGATTTTTTCCCGTATACCTTGCCCGGTCAGTTTTATTATGAAACTGCCCAAATCACCGGTTAATGTTATATTTTTTATTCCTGAATAATATAGAGTTAAGGTTAACCTGTTACCGCTGACTTTCTCCTCAAAATTCACATTGTCAGGAATTTCAAGTACAATGCGTGCAGTTGATTTGTCGAACTGCCCTGTACGGATTTTTGTATAAAGAGCACCGTCAGGCGCGGAAGCTTCCCTTGATTCAATAACATTATCGTAAATATCCACTACCAACCTCGACGGGTTTGTCAGTCTGAAAATCTTATAATTTTTCAACGAGGCGGCATCTATAATAATTTTGTCGGAAGCTGCAGCATAAGAAACAGTTCCCGAACGCACTTCGCCTCCACGGCTTACAAGCTCGCCCGGTGAGGAGGTCGGAGAGGGCGTCGGTGTAGGCGTCACCGGTTTTGGGGTTGGGGTGGGCGTCACCGGTTTCGATGACGGCGTTGGTGTCGGTGACTGAGTTGCTGGTTTCGGCGTCGGAGTAGTAGTAATTACCTTGCCGTTCGCGGCTGTTATAATTATTTTTGTACCGGTATTTCCGTTTGAAGAAAGCACCCAGTTAAAATCGTCTTTTCCTGAAATGCGGATATTTACCTCACCGTACAGCTTATTCACTGATGAAATTATTCCGTAAACTATCGAGTTGCCCGGAAGAACTTCATTTCTGAATTTGTCATTCAGCGGCAACCGTATATGCAATATTTTTTCTATATCACGGTATTCCACTCTGTATTTGTCCGGATTGTTCTTTATTTCCTTTTCAAGGTTTACACCGTCAATCATGACGGTTATTGTGTCTCCGTCCACAGTATAGTGTAAAACACCTGTGCCGACTTCGGTTACTGCCGGCGTCGGCGTGGGGGTTGGCATAGGGGTCGGTGTCGGCGTTACGGTTGGTACCGGCGTGGGCGTTGCGGTCGGTGTTGGTTTCGGAGTTGGCGAAGGAGTTGGCGAAGGAGTTGGCGTTGACGTCGGAATCGGCGTAGGCGTAACAGAGACTTTCGGAGTTCCTTCAGGCTTTTGATTTACGTTTTCTGATGTGCCTGAAGACTTTATGGTAATCTTTATGCCGTTTGATACAACTTCCGCCGAGTATTGCGGATTCCGGTTAACTTCTATGACCACGCTGACTGTTTTATTTGCGGTATCAGCCTGTGCATAACGGATTTGCTGAACAGAACCCGAATAAACGTCCAGACTGCCGGGTTTGTCCACATTGGCATCCCCGAACTGGATGCATAGTCTGTAATACGGATTGCCATCTCCCGGATTTAAAACATACTGTTTAATTATCCTGTTTGCGGATGTTTCAATAAAAACAATTTCCTTGCCGTTTTCAGTATAGTATGTAATTTTGCTTACCTTTCCCGACAGCTTAGCTTCTTTTACTATTGCCGAATTTTCTTCGTTGTTTGTCCACTGGATTGCAATGGTTTTATTGCTGTCCTTTACAGATACGGTATAACCAAAATATCCCGCTGTTAAGGAAAGAGGAACCATGGTATTGCCGTTAACGGCAGCCACCGGCAAACTTGTATTCACTTTCACACCGTTTTGATAAATAGTCTGTTTGGCGATATTAAAATCCATTCTCTTAGAACCTTTCTGAACATACGCTGTCTGAGTGCTGCCGTCATACCCAACCGTCATTCCCAGATAATCCTGGAAAACTTCCCTTAAAGGTACATAAGCGACGCCTGAAACAACAATACAGGGAGTCTCTGTAGGAACCCAGATACCATTCAACTCAAGATTGTATATGTTTCCCTTATAGGTGGATTTCTGACCTGCAATGTCAACTATTATATCAAGGGAAAATGACAAACCAGTCAGCCATATGCAGACAGTCAGAATTAAAGCCAAAGATGCAATTAGTTTTTTTTTCATTTGTAATCCCCCAAACAGATTTTTATATATCTATTTTTCGTCATTTTTATATACATTTCTGATAACAAATTGGTTAATTTAACATAACAGTAATATTTCTTTACTAAATTTAAGAAAAAAGCAAACTAAAAGAAAAAAATCGACCGTGAAAATTATGCGAAAATATTTCATAAACACATTTTAATGCTTCAAAATGACGAAAAACCGCTCTGCATATAAAATCTTATCAGAAGATAAATAATGTTGCAATCCACGGGATTTCTCAATACTGCACTCATACCAATGGATCGTTATCTGACAAGTACCGGCAACTGGTTCTGACGACTTTCGTCCATTTCATTTGAGGGTGAAAATTTAAATTGTGATGCTGCATTGAAAATGCAAAAGTTTAGTCCCAGTGTGTGTATATGGGTTTCTTTTTATGATCGGATTCATTGTACGAGAAAATGCATCCGCAGTATTTTTGCAAATAATAGCCCCTTCTGTAGGCTTCATTCTTGCCTTGCCTGTAAAAAGGCCTGAAATCCTGGTAAACAAATTCGATCCCATATTTTTTACATGCAGTTTCGGCTATTCGCCTCACCTTCTCATGATCTTGCCACGGACTTATAAGAAGTGAGGTCGAAAATGCCTCAAATCCGTTTTCCGCAGCGGTTTTTGCAGCCTGGTTAATTCTGATTGAATAACAAAAGTTACAACGGCGTTCCTTTTTACCTTCAAGATTTTCTTTCCAGTAGTTAACCATAACCAAATCACTATAAATAACATGGATGTTTTCGTCCTCGGCAAGCGCCTTAACCGAATTTCTCCTGGCGTTGTTTTCTTCCGTGGGATGAATGTTCGGATTATAATAATAGCCCGTTATTAAGAAACCACCATCGTTTTTTAATTTCTGAATGACTCCCGTGGCGCACGGCGCACAGCATATATGAAGCAGCAGTTTTTTGTCTGACATATCGTTTTTCGCTTCCTTTCAATATTACTTATTTTCAACATATACATTGACGGCGGGTATCGCAATTTCAATCCCAAGCTCATTCAAAATATTCATAAGCTTTAAGTTTATGTCCTCCTTAACCGCAAGATAATCCCGATACTCCGCCGTTCTGGTGTAAAAAATTAAAAGAAGTTCCAGTCCGTTTGTTCCAAAGGCGTCCAAATATACATAAATTGACTCATTGTGTATGTCCGGATGGTTCTCAAGCATTTCTCTGATTCGCCTCAGCAATTGCTCAAGCTGTTTTGCTGTTGTGCCGTATTTTATTGGAAAACTGAATTTTACCCTTCTTCTGTCCCTGCGGGAACAGTTTATAATATTTGCTTTGGCTATTGTTGAATTGGGGATTGTCACAATGGTTTTATCGGGAGTGCGGATTCGTGTGCTTCTGAAACCTATGTCTTCCACAGTTCCCTCCATGCCGTCAAACTGAATATACTCACCAACATTAAATGGCTTGTCCAGCATTATTGCAAGTCCGCCAAACAAATTGGAAAGTGTTTCCTGAGCGGCAAGGGCAAACGCAAGACCTCCAAGTCCAAGCCCTGCCAATAATGCGCCGAGGTCATACTTCCATTCCTTTGCTATGACATTTATTGAAATCACTACTACAACGGCCTTGATCCCTTTGTTTATGACGGGTATCAAAATGTCATCCAAATGTGTATGGGTTTTTTTTGAAACCCTGTAAAACATACGCGCTATAATTTCCGCGGTGCGGTAAATCGCCCAGAATAATGAAAATATTATCAATGACCGTATTATATGCCCTGAAAAGGATTCATCCGTGACTTTAAAACCCAGAATCCTGGCTGAAAAATAAATGCTGATAATTAAAACCATTAATTTAACAGGTGGTTCTACGGCTACAATCAGTTCATCATCAATAACCCATTTTGTTCTGACCGAAAATTTTTTTATTAGCAGCGCTGCTGTATTTACCAAAATTTTGCGAACCGCAATGGTTAAAATAATAATTATACCCGCAACAGCAATTCGCCATATTTCAATATCCAGAAATTTATTCGAAAGAATATCGGAAAATCTTTCAATAACGGAATTCCACAATTCCATGCTCTGCCTCCTCTTTTTTCCGACGGAATTGTTCAGTTACCGAAATTTCTCACTCTTTCGGCCAGTTCGGTATGCTCATTGCATCCCAGTACTTCCTCGGGGTCTTCCCTGTTTTGCTCACTGAAAAGACCTCGTTTATATTTAACTTTAAGGATTCTTTCCACCGATTCATTAAGCCTGTCAAGGGTTATCAAGCCGTCAGCATATGCTTTTTTTATTCCTGAAAACGCAAGCTCAGGGTCTTCAGGCATCAGCAAAATATCCGCACCGGCGAGAAAAGCCTTTACAGCTGCTTCATCGGCCGTGTAATGGCTGGTTATGGCTTTCATGTTCAATGCATCGGTAATTATAAGTCCTTCAAACCCCAGTTCATTTCTGAGAATCTTTGTCAAAATCTCGGCTTTAAGTGTCGCGGGTACATTCTCACCGGGGATATTCGGCGTTAATATGTGAGCGGTCATAATACCGTCAGCACCTTCCCTGATACCGGCAATAAACGGCAAAAGCTCTGTGCTGAACAGCCGTTCCCTTGTATGGCTCACGACAGCCGTCCCGTAATGTGTGTCAGTGCCGGTATCGCCATGGCCGGGAAAATGCTTTAAAACCGCAGAAACTGAACGGCCTTGGATACCGTTAACAGCGGCCGCGACCATTGAACTGACCTCTTCCGGATCATTTCCGTAGGCCCTCGGACCGATAACGGGATTATCAGGATTGGTATTTACGTCAGCAACGGGTGCAAAATTCATATTAAAGCCCAGAGATGCGATTTCTCTGGCTATTGCTGAAGCTACCTGCCTAGCAATATCGGGATTTCCGGTTTTTCCTATTTCCGAATTACCTGGAAAAACCGTTGCATGCATGGCTGAACTCTTCGTTATACGGCTAACCGTTCCGCCTTCCTCATCAACAGCAACAAAAAGGGGAATTTCAGAAAGCTTTTGGAGTTCATCTATAAGTTTGGTGGTCTGGGAAATGGTTTTTATATTTTCGGCGAAAAGTATGACTCCGCCCGGTTTATACGTCTTTACAGCATTTTCAATGTTTTCGTTTATTTCAAGTGCCACATTGGTTGCGTCGAGATTTCTCATGGACAGGATAAAAAGCTGACCGATTTTTTCATCAATTGTCATGTTTTCCAATATTGTTTTGACAGGATCGGCTTCAACCGGTTCAGGAGCAGGCGACACAGTATAAATAATTTCGCCGTCGGTTTTGCTCTCGTTTTCAGTCGGAAAATTTTCATGTTCATTATGTTTACTGCAGGCTGTGGCAAAAAATAAAAATACTGCAAGCAAAATTGCCCGTTTTCTCATATGTTATCATTCCTGTTTCTGCAAAAAATGCTTTAACGCCCATTCCAGTTCTTCGGTGTTAACCCAGGTATCCCTGCATGGGCCGTGGGGTCTTTTGTTAATTATACCGTAAACGGGGATTTTTTTCACATCAATAATCCCTGACGCTAGATCTCTTTCGCAGGCAACGGCCACAACAAGGTCAGGCTTTAAGTCCTTTATGGCTTTTCGCGCAGAGGTTCCTCCAGTGGCAATCGCTATATTGACTCTGAACTTCCTGACCAAATCCTTTATTTTTCCGAGGGTACACCTGCAACACTGCCTGCATTCATTAAGCCCTTCACGGATGCGATGAGCACATTCCGACCATTGCAGGCAATGAGGCAGTATAACAAGCAGTTTCTCAGGCAATACTTTTTTGTCAAGGGATAAAACATATTTGTTGTTTGCCTTTATGAAAACTTTTCGTATTTCATCCTTCCTGTAACTGAAAACGTCGCTTACGAACAGCAAAAAAGGCATATAAACTCTTAACGCGACGTTCATGAAAAACCGGGTGAAAGCGCCGTTATTTTTTTTGTCACTTTTCCGGTCGTTAACAAGGCTTGTGTTAACGGTAAAAAATCCAGCCAAAAGCAATGCCAATACAATAAAAAGTAAAAATGCGGTACAGACAAAAATAATTTTAAAAAACTCGGCACCCAGGAATACCGCAGAAGTCAATATTGATGCAGAAAGCACAAAAAAAACCAAAATAACGCCTAATGAAAGGTTTCTAAAGTGGCTGTTCCTGTTCAAATCGATCCCCCGGTTTGATTTCATGTCCGCACAAATATTGCTCCACTGTCATCCTTTTGCCGTTGTCACACTGAATTTCCAAAACATTAACCGCACCTTTCCCCGCCTGTACCGTAATAAAACTTTTCCCCACCTCTATTATTGTTCCCGGCTTATTACCCGATATTAGTCCAGCATCCCGCACTTTTGTTTTCCAGATACGCATCCGCTTGCCGTTAAGGTATGAATATGCCCCGGGCCATGGATCGGTACCGCGTACCAGGTTATGTATGGCCGTGGCATCTGCATCCCAGTTTATTCTGCCCGTTTCACGGACAATACGTGGAGCATACGTGGCTTCTGCCTCATTCTGCGGTATAGGTGTAATGGTTCCCTTTTCAATCCGGCGGATTGTTTCAAGCAACAGTTCGGCTCCGATTATGGACATCTTATCGTGAAGTTGTCCTGCTGTCATGTCATCATCAATTGGAATTTCCCTTGAGAGCAGTATGTCCCCTGCATCCATTTTCAGAACCGTCAGCATTGTTGTTACGCCTGTTGTTTTTTCACCGTTTATTATTGCCCATTGAATCGGGGCGGCGCCACGGTACTTCGGAAGTAACGAGCCATGGACGTTAACGGTTCCGTATTTTGGGATATCCAATACCTTCTGGGTTAAAAACTGTCCAAAAGCGCATGTTACAAAAAGGTCAGGGGCCATTTCCTTAAGTTGCTGAACCGAATCGCTGCTTCCTATTTTTTCAGGCTGCATTACAGGTATATTATATTTAAGTGCACATTCCTTTACCGGAGAAAATGAAACCTTGTATCCTCTTCCTCTTGGCTTGTCGGGCTGCGTTACCACGGCTACGACATCCATTCCGTTATTAATCAAAATTTCAAGGCTTGGAACGGCAAATTCGGGTGTCCCCATGAAAACAATCCTCATATCAACACCTTCTCTTTAATTTTCATTGTCCATATCTACATACCGTATTACTTTATCCTCAAACAGTATTCCGTCAAGATGATCCATTTCATGGCACAATGCCCGTGCAAGCAGGCCCGTCCCTTCGATTGTGAAGGATTCACCTTTCCTGTTAAGAGCCTTTACAACCACGCGTTCCGGTCGCTTCACTTCTCCGTATACCCCGGGGATACTCAGGCAACCTTCAATATCCACAACCTGTTCGGCCGATTCTTCGATTTTTTCCGGGTTAATCAGGACAATCGGCCCTTCGCCGACGTCTATGACGCATATTCTTTTAAGAACGCCAACCTGCGGCGCGGCAAGACCTACTCCGTTCGCGTCATACATTGTGTCGAGCATGTCATCGATCAGTTCATTTATTCTGTCGTTTATTTCCTTTACAGGTTTACTCTTTTTTCTTAAAATTTCATCACCTTTTTTACGAATTTGTCTAATTGCCATTAAGTTGCCTCCCAACGAAAATAATTTTGCTTAAAACATAATATTATTTACCCCGCAATGATGTCATTATATCATACTATACGGATTAATATCCACCGAAACGGTCCATTCTTTTTTCCGTGAATTGTTATATTTATCGTAGATCCATTCAAGAATATTTGTCATGTTTTTAATCCTCGGATGTTTCAGAACGATGCGCCACCGGTACTGATTCCTGAGTTTTGCCAGTGGTGACGGGGCAGGATCGGAAACAAACATCCCTTCATTCAGGTTCATGTTATTTATTATATCTGAATGGATTTTTTTTATAATTTCCATAGCTGCTTCGCTTTTTTTCGATGAAACCTGAACCAATCCCAGCTGGTAAAAAGGTGGAAGTTTCAGCATTTTGCGAAGTGCGATCTCCTGCCTGTAGAATTCTTTATAATCCTGCTTTATTGCAGCCTGGATGCTGAAATTGTCGGGATTATACGTTTGAAGGACGACTCTGCCGTGCCTGCCTGCCCGCCCGGCTCTTCCCGCTGCCTGTGTTATGAGTTGGAATGTTCTTTCGGTCGCTTTATAATCTCCGCTGCCGAGGAGACTGTCCGCCGAAAGTATGCCTACCAGTGTAACATCAGGAAAATCATGCCCCTTGGCTATCATCTGCGTTCCCACCAGTACGTCAATTTTGTTGTTTCTGAAGGTATCAAGGATTTTTTCGTGACCGCGTTTACCGGTGGTGGTATCCATATCCATACGGATTACCGATATGTCGGAACGAATTTGAGGGATCTGCTCCTCCACTTTTTGAGTCCCGATACCATGAAGATCAATGTTATTACTTTTGCATTCCGGACAAACCGATGGTTTTGCCGTTACAAAACTGCAGTAATGGCATACCAGTTTCTTTTCCGCCTGATGGTAGGTAAGCGAAACACTGCAGTAAGGGCATAATACTATATACCCGCAGTTTCTGCATTGTACGAAATTTGAATATCCCCTTCTGTTAATAAAAATTATGGACTGCTCGCCTGCTTCCTTGTTTTTTATAAGTTCACGGGTAAGAACAGTACTTATTCCGTTCTTTGAGCCCATGTCAGGTTCCTTCCTCATGTCCACAGTAATAATTTCGGGAAGCGGCAGATTGTTCGTTCTTTCATTCATTTCAACAAGTTTTATTTTTCCGGTTCTGGCTCTGTAATAATTTTCTATCGACGGTGTTGCTGAACCGTAGATGAGAAGGGCATTGTTGTATCTGCATCTGAATGTGGCTATGCCTCTTGCATCATATTTGGGAGTTCTGTCGGATTTATAGGATGTTTCATGTTCCTCGTCTATAACGATAATTCCAATATTGTCCAAAGGCGCAAAAACAGCAGAACGCGCTCCGATAACCACTCTGGCTTCCCCGTTTTTAATTCTCCGCCACTGATCAAAACGCTCGCCTATTGAAAGACGGCTGTGGAGCAGTGCAATCTGATTTCCGAACCTTCCTTTGAAGCGGCGTACGGTCTGAGGAGTAAGCCCGATTTCAGGCACTAATAAAATAGCGTTTTTTCCCTTTTCAATGGTCTTGGCTATGGCCTGCATGTAAACTTCAGTTTTTCCACTGCCTGTTACGCCGTGGAGCAGAATCTCCTGAAATCCCCCTGTTTCCATGGCTTCGTAAATAATGTCGAGGGCTTTTTTCTGGGATGGTGTGGGCGGCAAGGGGAGTGTTTCAGGAGCGTCGTCATATTCAAACGGATTCCGTTCAACTTCAGCGTCATAAAAGGCAATATATCCCTTTTTTTTCATGTTATTAAGTGTGTTCTGGGAAAAACCCAGAGCGTTAAGTTCGGCCACGGATATGCTTCCTTCTTCGTAAAGTATTTCCATGATACGTATATAATTCAGATTTTTAACGTTGTTATTTTCTACCAATTCCCAGAATTCTTCCTCATCCATCGCAGGACATGCGTTTTTTTCAGTTTTGGCCCTGGCTTTCATTTGGACATGGCTTTTTATTCTTACAACATTTTTTTCTATAAGCTGATTAAGAATTTTTCTTACAGGTCTGTTGACAATTTGCGTAAGATCTTCCACCGATATTTTTCCGTTGTTGTCAGACAATACTTTAATAATTTCCTGTTCATCCCTGTCAAGGTCTACCCGGTCAGCTGACATAAGTATAACATCTTCCCGGAATAACAGCCCAAGTCCGGTGGGAAGCATGCATCTTATAGCCATATCATAGGTGCATACATACCTTTTTCTCATATATTTGCTTAATTCTATAAGTTCATCTGACAAAACGGGAGTTTCGTCAATAATCTGGGAAATTTCCTTTAAACCTGAAAATTCGCTTGTTTCCTTTACAGCCATTACAAAAGCTTCACACAGCCTGTTCCCTTTCCCGAACGGAACAATAACACGAACTCCCGGTCTGATACAGTCTTTCATATTGTCCGGGACGATATAATCATAAAATTTGTCAAATTCCCTTGTGCTGTTTTGTATCACAACCGACACGTACACTTTTTATACACCTCTGTACATTCTCAGTTTATTTTACATTATTGAATAAATGTTTGAAAGTACAGGGTCAAAATAAAAAAGCCTGTTTGAAACAGGCCGAAAAAAATGCAAATATTGAAATATTAAATGTCTGTTACAGAGCGTACTCTTTTGTAATAAAGTCAGGAATATCCTTAATGTTTCCGCTAATGGAAAATACAAGGCGTATGTTAAACTTATCATGAAGTTCCTTAATTTTTTCAAAGAAAAGCTGATAGTCGGGATTGGGTTCGGCTATCAGATCCAGCCTGTCTATATATAAGGCTGCAATATCGTAGTCTGAGGCAATCAAACCACAGATAAAACCATAGAATGAACTGAGATTTTCAATATTGAACTCTTTTATATTAACAAAACGGATTTCATGCCTTAATGCCGTTATGAGTTCATCGTCACTGTCGATGAAAATCACATGTCCGTGTATGTTGTCAACTATACTGTGGGCGTCTTCTATTAAATATTTCGTTTTTCCGACGCCTTTTGTTCCAAATACTACTTTTATCACAAAATATCTTCCCCTTTAGGCATATATTTCAATTCTTATCTGTTTTAGCTTTCCCTGTTTGACTTGCGTGCATTGTTGTTTTCCTTAAGGTGTTCCATTTTCGATATGGAAACTTCGTAAGCTGTCCTTTCTTCTACAGTACCGTCAGGCAATTTTTTCTGATAGTTCCGACTCTGAATCCTTCCCCAAATTCTGATATTGTCACCAATTTCAAAATTACTCGCATACCTGGCATTGCGACCCCATGCAATACACGGTATGTAGTCCGACTTGTTGTATGCGCGGTTCACAGCCAGAAGAATATCAGCGATTTCACGTCCGAAAGGCGTAGTTCTGTAGACAGGTTTTTTACAGATAAAACCATTTAAGTAAATGCTGTTCGTTACTTTGACATCTTCACCGGGTTCAAAAACTGCAATGTCTCTGGCGAAGACAGTTAACAGAAGTTTACGGCCTCCTTCTCCGCTGTAGTTGTTATAACTTCTGAATTGCCCGTCCACAGCAACCATTTTCCCTACCTCGAATTTTTCCAGAGGCAGTAAACGTTCTGAAAACATTACAGGAATGTAATCGTATGTATTGCTGAGTCTGGGAACTTCTACTGTGAAAGTATAGAACCCTTCACCATAAACTTCATGACTGAATTCAGGCTTTGATATTATGGTTCCGGACAAACTGGCACTATTGTTATCCATAATATTACCGGGCATGGATAAACCCCACTCCTCTCTGTCTTTCGTGTCTAAAACTAAATTCATCTCATGTTAGCTTATTCCACAAAATATGTTTTTAGAAGTTTTATTTTTATTTTTATTTTAAGAGTTTTAAAA from Thermoclostridium stercorarium subsp. stercorarium DSM 8532 harbors:
- a CDS encoding single-stranded DNA-binding protein codes for the protein MPGNIMDNNSASLSGTIISKPEFSHEVYGEGFYTFTVEVPRLSNTYDYIPVMFSERLLPLEKFEVGKMVAVDGQFRSYNNYSGEGGRKLLLTVFARDIAVFEPGEDVKVTNSIYLNGFICKKPVYRTTPFGREIADILLAVNRAYNKSDYIPCIAWGRNARYASNFEIGDNIRIWGRIQSRNYQKKLPDGTVEERTAYEVSISKMEHLKENNNARKSNRES
- the priA gene encoding primosomal protein N' — encoded protein: MYVSVVIQNSTREFDKFYDYIVPDNMKDCIRPGVRVIVPFGKGNRLCEAFVMAVKETSEFSGLKEISQIIDETPVLSDELIELSKYMRKRYVCTYDMAIRCMLPTGLGLLFREDVILMSADRVDLDRDEQEIIKVLSDNNGKISVEDLTQIVNRPVRKILNQLIEKNVVRIKSHVQMKARAKTEKNACPAMDEEEFWELVENNNVKNLNYIRIMEILYEEGSISVAELNALGFSQNTLNNMKKKGYIAFYDAEVERNPFEYDDAPETLPLPPTPSQKKALDIIYEAMETGGFQEILLHGVTGSGKTEVYMQAIAKTIEKGKNAILLVPEIGLTPQTVRRFKGRFGNQIALLHSRLSIGERFDQWRRIKNGEARVVIGARSAVFAPLDNIGIIVIDEEHETSYKSDRTPKYDARGIATFRCRYNNALLIYGSATPSIENYYRARTGKIKLVEMNERTNNLPLPEIITVDMRKEPDMGSKNGISTVLTRELIKNKEAGEQSIIFINRRGYSNFVQCRNCGYIVLCPYCSVSLTYHQAEKKLVCHYCSFVTAKPSVCPECKSNNIDLHGIGTQKVEEQIPQIRSDISVIRMDMDTTTGKRGHEKILDTFRNNKIDVLVGTQMIAKGHDFPDVTLVGILSADSLLGSGDYKATERTFQLITQAAGRAGRAGRHGRVVLQTYNPDNFSIQAAIKQDYKEFYRQEIALRKMLKLPPFYQLGLVQVSSKKSEAAMEIIKKIHSDIINNMNLNEGMFVSDPAPSPLAKLRNQYRWRIVLKHPRIKNMTNILEWIYDKYNNSRKKEWTVSVDINPYSMI